Proteins found in one Triticum aestivum cultivar Chinese Spring chromosome 4D, IWGSC CS RefSeq v2.1, whole genome shotgun sequence genomic segment:
- the LOC123098248 gene encoding digalactosyldiacylglycerol synthase 2, chloroplastic, translated as MSARRHFAVFTTASLPWMTGTSINPLFRAAYLAKDGSRDATLVIPWLSLRDQELVYPTKIVFDSPLEQEGYVRRWIEERVDFRPSFSINFYPAKFSKEMRSILPVGDITECIPDEMADIAVLEEPEHLNWYHHGRRWKNKFRQVIGVIHTNYLAYVRREKNGQVIACCLRYANTWVTRIYCHKIIRLSGATQDLPKSVVCNVHGVNPKFLEVGRLKLKQLQNGEAAFTKGAYYIGKMVWSKGYRELLDLLSKYQSRLSDLEVDLYGSGEDSDEIRESAERLSLAVNVHPGRDHADPLFHDYKVFINPSTTDVVCTTSAEALAMGKIVICANHPSNEFFKQFPNCRIYNNDEEFVQVTLNALAEQPTPLTDMQMYDLSWEAATDRFMEAAEINLPTAEPRIQQASKTYFPTFLRTRKLKQSLEDASVYLHQALSGLEVTRCAFGAVPKTLQPDEQLRKDLGLASPPKRKKQKQKLMT; from the exons ATGTCGGCGAGGCGGCATTTCGCTGTGTTCACCACAGCGAGCCTTCCATGGATGACGGGGACTTCCATCAATCCATTGTTCCGGGCAGCTTACCTTGCGAAGGATGGGAGCAGAGACGCCACCTTGGTGATCCCCTGGCTTTCTCTAAGGGACCAAGAGTTGGTTTACCCTACCAAGATTGTGTTCGATTCGCCGTTGGAGCAAGAGGGTTATGTTCGTCGCTGGATTGAGGAGAGGGTCGACTTCAGGCCATCATTCAGCATCAACTTCTACCCTGCTAAG TTTTCTAAAGAAATGAGAAGCATTCTACCTGTTGGGGATATCACAGAATGCATTCCAGATGAAATGGCCGATATTGCTGTTCTAGAGGAGCCCGAGCATCTAAATTGGTACCACCATGGGCGAAGATGGAAAAATAAGTTCAGACAAGTGATAGGTGTGATCCACACAAACTATCTAGCATATGTGAGAAGAGAAAAGAATGGACAAGTGATTGCCTGTTGCCTCAGATATGCAAACACTTGGGTTACCCGAATTTATTGCCACAAG ATAATCAGACTATCAGGTGCCACTCAAGATTTACCCAAATCTGTTGTATGCAATGTCCATGGTGTGAATCCAAAATTTCTTGAAGTTGGCAGGCTAAAATTGAAGCAGCTGCAGAATGGAGAGGCAGCCTTCACAAAAGGGGCCTACTACATTGGGAAGATGGTGTGGAGTAAGGGTTATAGGGAGCTTCTTGACCTTCTGTCCAAATATCAGAGCAGGTTAAGTGATCTTGAAGTAGATTTATATGGTAGTGGAGAAGATTCAGATGAAATCCGAGAATCTGCAGAGCGCTTAAGTTTGGCTGTAAATGTTCACCCTGGTCGTGATCATGCAGATCCATTATTCCATGA CTATAAAGTGTTCATCAACCCCAGCACAACAGATGTGGTCTGCACGACCTCAGCTGAGGCCCTTGCAATGGGAAAAATTGTTATATGTGCCAATCACCCTTCAAATGAGTTCTTCAAGCAGTTCCCCAACTGCCGTATCTACAACAACGATGAAGAGTTTGTACAAGTCACACTGAATGCTCTAGCAGAGCAGCCTACTCCATTAACAGATATGCAGATGTATGACTTGTCGTGGGAGGCAGCAACCGACAGATTCATGGAGGCTGCTGAGATTAACCTTCCTACAGCAGAGCCAAGAATCCAGCAAGCATCCAAGACATACTTCCCCACTTTTCTAAGGACTCGTAAACTGAAGCAAAGTTTGGAGGATGCATCAGTATACCTGCACCAAGCACTCTCAGGGCTGGAGGTCACCCGTTGCGCCTTTGGTGCTGTTCCAAAGACGCTGCAACCCGATGAGCAGCTGCGCAAAGATCTTGGCTTGGCTTCTCCCCCAAAGAGAAAAAAGCAGAAACAAAAGCTGATGACGTGA